From the Cydia splendana chromosome 6, ilCydSple1.2, whole genome shotgun sequence genome, the window tcctgttaccgacttggtcgacatccgcatcatgcggatgctccgcatcaattttatgcggatgccgatgcagatgcggatgttgaaaataatgcggatgttctgcggatgcggatgcgaatatccgcaacatccctgctacAGAGTTCCCTTTCAATAACGCTGTATCTAGTGAAATAAGGCCCATAGTGAAAAGATCAACTGTCATCCTCAGAATAATCATCAAACTGTCCATCAGATTCATACTCTTGGGTCGGACGGCACATCACAGGCGCCGTGTGGTGATCCGAAGGGCACAGGTTACCATTGTCCATAGCTTTCTTTACGAACGATGTCCAGTATGGCTTGCCTTTTGGGCGCTGGTACTGTACGTTGTATGGTTCCCAGTAGGAATCAGAGTCCCAATCTTCGGGTGAGCTTGGTGGTGCATTTTTTGGTtctgaaaaatatatttatgtgGTTATGTTTTGAAGCTAATAAACTATTGTACATAGAAATAAACTATAGGCTAAAACATTTTTCATTCCATATCaaaataactattccaaattttaaatcaatagcttcagtagttttcgagatatttagcgatgtgacagaCATACTGATTCacaccataagggttccttttgtacctttttggtatggaaccctaaaaaggacataCATATGTTTCGGACAATGTATTgttacaataataattaaatacctCATTTACTAATAGGTAAACTGCAAATGTCATTATATATCAGATCAGATCTTACCTCCGTCAGAGCtacttttttcatttaagctTCTGATCAGTTCTTCATCATCAGTTGTGTCTGGAGAATGTTCACTCTCAGGCTGTTCCATTTcgaattttctgcaaaaaacgtTTACAACATTCATACATAATATGAAAAAATGATgtgtatgtaaaaataaaaacagtagAATAAAAGATACCTACCTCCCATTTAATCGGTCGGAGTTATGAAGTCTCAATTTCCCTCTCTTTtctaaataatcatcatcatcaggctctTCAAAGTAGTTTTGTGCCAAATCAAGCTCTGGTATGTTCCTAATGTCTTCAGGGTACTCCGATATATTGTTGTCATACAAATCCAGGACCTTCAAGTTAGTGAGGTCCATTATGTTCTCAGGTATCATGCAAAGTTCATTGACCGCTAAACACAGGGTGGTCAACTTTTTTAACTTGACTATATCATCAGGTACATACAGTATGTTGTTGAAAGACAATATACATATCTCTAGGTTTTCTAACTCGCAGAATTCAGTTGGTAACCCGTTCAGGTTGTTTTGTGACAAATTTATTTCtattaaatttttaaacatGTTTATTTGTGGAGTGATAGTGTATATATGGGTATTAGTTAAGATTAGTCTTTGAATATCACAGCATTTGTTGAGCCCTTGGCATGGTAGCTCTTGCAGGTGGTTTGCAGCATAACAGCTCCAGTCTGGAGTTCCGAGTACAAGGTCTTTTGCATTCGGGAAAGTGCCAAGGAAtcttaagtacttacctaacctACAATTATATAATGTTACATGCGTGAGCCGAGTGTTGTATTGCAGAAGCTCATCGACATATCCATTTAACAATTCTGCTATGTGCATATTACAACTAATGTCTAATCTAGACAGGTTCCTTGGAAATTCCAACCATATCCATATTGGAGGGCACCTTAAGTCATTGCTGGAGACATTGAGATTTTCTATTTCGTGACAGAAGCTTGGAGTTTCGTTGAAATACTGTATTGCGTTGTGAGAAATATCTAATACTTGCAATTGTTTAAGGTCCATAACAATCTTTGGAACCTCAAGAAGTTTATTGTGTGACAAATTTAGGCAGCGCAAACATGGTGGAAGAGTTGTGCCCTTGTCAATTTTTTCAAGGTTCTTCTTGCTGAAGTCTATTTCTGTAATGTTTTGAAAGTCTTCTGATATATGAAAATCAAACTTTGATAATCCATTAAGAATGTCCTTTGTTGCCTCTAGTTCATTTTTATCCGTAGTCTCTCTAATCTCATCAATGTCTTTCAGGGTTTTTTGGCTGACGTCTAATTCTGCTGTGTTTTGCAATTTTTCTGATACGTGAAGTACAAATGATTTTGATATTCCGTTGAGAATGTTTTTTGTCTGTTTACAATCCACAATGTTATTATCCATTGTTCTTAAATTACCGAGACTAATAAAAAGTACTTCATAATATTTAGTTTTCAAACGAAGTTAAGTTTGTTTGGTAATTTCTGAAAAAAATTGAGATGAAATGATtttgaggttttttttttttttttttttttttatggcatcGCGCTCCTGGCGCATTCAGCCAGACGAGTAAAGCAGGGAAACGGAATTAAAGGATTACATTATAACGGGTAAGACGGAATTTTGGAAAAGGATCAGGAAAAGGTAAATTATAGGCAGTTAGAGTTTAATGTTATGAcgtgaaataaatgaatacaatgatttaaatatatatggaGAAGAATCATTAATATACAGGAGTGTTGTAATAGATGTGGGAAACGGAACTTTAAAATCTGACAGCTGTCTTAATAGTATAGAACGATCATAAAGGTTACATGCAAAGAATATATGGTTAAGATCAGCGGGATCAGCTCCACAAGTACATGCAGAACTGGCCACGCGATTTAGTAATTTGAGGTGTTCCGGTGTACATACGTGACCCAATCTCATTCGAATTAACATACTAGTTGCAGGTTTTGGCAGAGAGATTTTAGCAAACCAAGGTTTGGCAGGAATTGATTTTTGAATGCTTCGATAATGTAACGCAGCAGCACCTGCACCAGATGTCCATAAATTCCTCCATTCCTTTCGTAGGTATAATTTAGGCAGTGCCAACAGGTCTTCAGACACATTCTTAAACGGAAACATGTCCCCACAACTAATGGCATCTCGAGCTAAATCATCCACCCTTTCATTACCTTTAATCCCTCTGTGTCCAGGGATCCAGGCAATGGAAACCGAATACCCTTTAATGTGACATTTTAACAATAGGCTACGGATTTGATAAATAATTGGgttattagatttagatttgAAAGGAAATTTACATATTGCCTGTAGTGAACTTAGGGAATctgagaaaataattgtttttttgagATGCATTATAATGATGAACTCTATTGCTTTCAGGATTCCAAAGCACTCACCACTGTACACAGAGGATTCTGGTGGCAActttattttttggtaaatattAGATTGGGTGTGGAGAACACCAACGCCAACACAACCATTCTCTGACGTCTTAGAAGCATCTGTGTACATATGATGAGCACCCAGGCCATCTGTTCCAATGAATCCCAGGAATTGTTGATTTTGTTCAACATCATTCTTGGAGACTCCAATATCGAGGAGAACTGGAGGAATAAGTGTCAGAGAATCATATTCATATTGGAAAATGGGAAGTGTTGAAGAGCTAACAGTGGGAGCTGATATAGATTTAAGTTTTTGAAAGCTTTTTACTAAACAAGGAGGACTTTTGTGTTTCCAATAGTTGGAAGTAGTTATTTGAAGCACAAGGTTAGACAGGATAATCCAGAGTTGGTGATTAGAGAATTGGGAACAACGGAAAATAAATCTATCACTAAGATATTGGCGTCGTAAATGAAGTGGAGGCTCAACACACTCAACTTGCATGGCATTGATAGGGCTTGAATTCATGGCCCCACAAATCAATCTGAGTGCTTTGGATTGAATACGATCTAGTTTTTGGAAGCCAGCTACATATCCTGGCTCTAACAAAAATGTCCCATAATCTAAAATACTTCTTATCAAGGCATTATACATgagtttcatgcaaaaaggatGTGAACCCCACCAAACTCCTGAAACGCACCTgaggatattaatatttttttcacatttagaAACTATGTAATCACAATGTGGAAGACCCGTTAATTTATTATCTAAAATAACACCTAGGAATTTGGTTTTATCTTTAATGGAAATGGAGcagttattaaattgcacattgATCGGAGGAGGAAACATTTTTCTAGTAAACAAAACTACAACACTTTTATGCACTGAAAGTTCCAGACCATTTGAATCTAACCATAACTTCAATAAGCCCAAAGAAGAAGTGACTGATCTACTGGCTTGTTCAATAGAAAGGTTTGgcgaatataataataaatcatcaGTATATTGCAAGACTCTAACCGTGTCATTTAAGGATGATTCTAAATCAAATGTGTAGATATTATATAGCAAAGGACTTAATACGGATCCTTGGGGAAGACCTCTCCACACTAAACGGGAAATCCTATTGTTGTCATCTATGAGAAGGCTAATGGACCTTTCTGATAAAAGGTTTATTATGAAATTGGTTAACATTACTGGTATAGCTAATTTGTGAAGTTTTGCTTGTAACACTGAGACTAAGACATTATCATAAGCGGCGCTTATGTCAAGAAAAGCAGCTACTATAGACTCATTTCtagaaaatgacaatcgaatatctgaaattaaaatACCCAAGCTATCATAAGTAGACCTACCTTTTCGGAAGCCAAATTGACTATGAGAAAGTAATTGGTTTTTTTCTACAAAATATTCTAGTCTGTTTTTAACTAAATGTTCTGCTACTTTAACAAATACTGAGGAAAGGGCAATTGGACGATAAGAAGAAACATCTGACACTGGTTTGAACGGCTTTAAAATAGGAATAACTATTTGAGATCTCCAAGAATCAGGAATTTTACCAGACTGGATAAcagaatttattatatttagataataagaaaGAATACCATCACTAGCATTTGCTAAAAAGGAATAAGGAACTCCATCTTCCCCAGGTGAAGTATCTTTTAAATCACTTAATACAGCTTTTAACTCCTCCATTTTAAAAGGCTCATTTAAAGTATTATAATAGCATGAGTCAAATGAAAAGGCAGCAGGGTGAAATACATATTCTTCGGGGACGGAAGCAGGTGCTAATCTATCCATAAACTGTGTAGCAAGGTTAGGAGGAAGGATCTGTCTAGAGGACTCATTGAAAGCATGTCTAAAtcttttaatattattccatactaTGGATGGTTTTACGCTAGGACTAAGAGACAAACAAAATCGCTTCCAGCCTTCGAACTTTTTCTTTCGCAACAATTTTTTTGTCTCACGAGCAACTTGCATGAATGtctcaaaattttcatttgtcataaaatgacaatattttcTTTCAGCCTCCTTACGGTTTCTGATAGCTTGTGTGCAATCATCATCCCACCAAGGCGGAGAAGGTATTTTACCTGATGCACTGTTTTTAACCGGAAAAATTTCATCAGCTGCTTCAGTCATTATCTGAGCTAATGCAACTGAACAACTAACTACATTACTATCATCTATGGACGGTAAACACAACAATTTCTCCTCTACACGGGTTTTGAAAAGTTTCCAATCAACATTACTTAAATTATACTTAAGCCTAGGGCTAGGTTTCGGAGATGGCGGAATAGAAGATGGAAATGTAATAATGATAGGGTAGTGATCACTCCCATATGTTGATTCCAGAGTATGCCAAGTGAGAGAAGCCGCAAGATCGACTGAACAAATTGATAAATCAATAGCGCTAATTGACTCTGTTGGAGCTGTTCGACGGGTTGGAGAACCATTGTTTAAAACACAAAGATTGTGTTGGTCTATGATATGAATGAGGCGATCTCCATTATAATTAGACGATGAACTACCCCAAACCTGGTGATGTGAGTTAAAATCTCCTAAAATTAAGACGGGCCTAGGAAGAGAAGAAATTATTTGTTCAAGCTCAACAAAAATAGATGATGAGGGATGAGGAATATATACAGAAATAATACAGATGTTATTTACAATGGCAGCAAcaattgaaaaatcatcgcTATGGGATGGAAGATGAAAAGGTGAACATGATATGGAATTCCTGACAAGTAGAGCTACTCCGCCCCATCCGCCAGGAGTGCCAGGTCGCGAAGGACGGTCCTCTCTGAGACATGAATATCCCGTGACTCTAAGAAGAGCCCCAGGCTTGAGCCATGTCTCAGAGAGGGCAAAAACAAATGGTTGAAATTTgtttaataaatgaattaaatcttgttttttatttattacacttcTGCAGTTCCACTGTATAATTTTGGccattatttttaatagttgAGACAAGTTCTTCAAGCATGGGGGCAACGTGGGACGGTATTCTTACATTAGGCTGAGATAAATGATCAATTAACGCTTGTATTTCCTCAGCTACTGAAACATTATCTTTAGGAGACTCTTGCTGTAGTGCACAGCCATTTTGAGGAGATGGAATGATATATTCTTTAACTAAAGCATTGTGAGCTGCTGCATCATACCCTGTTGTTATAAGTTTTTTAACTGTACGTGGTTTCAAAAAAGTTGTCTTTTTATAACTGTGTGACTGCATGATTGTACCCGGGGCTGGGTTATTGACACTGCGATGTACATTTGGCTGAGACTGTGGCTGTTGGGGTGATTGTGTCAGAAGGACATCGGCAAATGATTTTGAAGCAGCTGGATGTAATTTAACAGCCTCACCATAAGAAATACAATTGTTAGCCATAGTTACTTTAATATCCTTCTGTCTCTTGTGTTCCGGGCAAGCCCTGTTCGTGGCGAAATGGAAACCATTGCAAAGGCAGCAAACGGCATCGTCCTCCTCCACTGAACAGGTATGACCGGAATGCAATTGACCACACTTAAAGCACTTGGGTTTAGATCTGCAATTAGTTTTCGTATGACCAAATTTAGTACAGTTGAAGCACTGGATTGTGGGAAAGATATACAGTTCGACAGGCAGTGAGTTGTAGCATGAGAATACCCGTTTTGGTAAAACTTGACCATCAAAAGTTAGGACAACTGTCTCAGAGGGTTGCCACGAAACGGCACCATTAACTGTAACTCTATGATTCAAACGCCGAACTTTAAGCACTTTTCCACACCCAGTGGGCACGGAAATGTTGGACACTATTTCCTCCTCGGACCACTGTGATGGAATACCACGGACTAGGCCCATGCGCGTTACTGTAAATGATGGTATGTATGCTGTTAAATTTTCGTTGTCAAGTTGAGGATTGGTTACAAACAAATTAGCATCGATATGATTTGCAAAAGCCATGGAAATTCTTGTCCTACCAATACGTTTCACGCtgccatttataatatttttgaagCCGTTTTTTACTAAGAACCTACCAAAAGACACCGGGTGCAGAGACGAGTTTGGATCAGTTTGTTTTAATTGAACATGCACCGTAAACGGTGCAACATCAGCTGTTGAAAATAAATTTCTGCCAACTTTTGTTGTTTGAATATCAGAAACTACTTTATTTGTGTCAGTATTTGTTATAGAATGAGCTTGGGTCTTTTGTACAATTTCACACTCGCAAACATATTCCCCACCAGCATTTCGCTTTCTCTTTTTGTTACAATCTTTACACctcttatttttatatacttttctttttaaatcatttttattatttacagatgTATCAGTATCCATGCTAGACtctatttcaatatttatacCAACCTGGAGGTTTTCTCCTCCAGGGTCGGGAGGATCATCCTCCCCCATtgtaaagaattacaaaagacTTACCTAATATGAGTGAATGTCACAATATATacagaaaacaaaaatatttacatgtaatactatctaaaatatatacaaattaccAATTCCTTGAtcttaaattgaattaaatgtaCGAGAAACCAAAACACACAACCGCCACGTttcacgtttcccgcgcttttttttcgattttgaggttaatgttatattattatttgacattgacatttttgtattttaattgcGGACAGGTTAGGCAAAGGAAAGTTACCATACAGCCAGTCGGTAGAAAATTTCATGACGTCCTCATTCGCACACCAAATCGCAAACCCAGCTCTTTGGTAAGGCTGCATTACAAAAGCGCTTTTTCAAttcgcgttaaaaaagcgcttgaatccgaCGCACGCTAAATTCTATTGAACGGCCGACGCTTAAAAGTAGAAAACCCAATCGTTTGATTAAATGCGCCACCGCTATCGTGTGAATGTAACCAtttgtcattcaaacgcttttttaacgcgcgttgataAGCACTCGTGCAGGCCTAAGGCCTCATTCACACGAGCGCTTtatcaacgcgcgttaaaaaagcgcttgaatctgtctgcacgctaaattcaatttaatGACCAAGGCTAAGGGTCGGTTGttctgttcgtatcgttaaagagttcgcaaaatttttatgtatggaaagtttcatagtaaagcgccggggcgcgccggctgacgttgatcagtctgtcaaatgtgcttggtgcaactggccctaagtcgaaaatccaacaacgcttaataaaaagcgccaccgccacatgtatccatttgtgacattcgaacgcttttttaacgcgcgttgtaaaagcgctcgtGTGAATGAGGCCTTAGGCCATGGTGATAGGGCACTGCACTGTAATGTGACTGTAATAATACTGAAACACATCCAActtttcagtagaaaaaggcacgaaattcaaattttctattggAAATCAACTTTtcgatttgaaatttgaatttcgcataAGGTACGTGGCGTACGAGCTTAGGagcgaatttaagttttttatacaaaacttgttttggtctatttcgtttattttataaactggGGGTATTATATATAAAGTAATCACAGGCATAGATGTACCATGTCATCGTATATGTGTAAAttttcattacaatccaacacgtagttttaaaatgagaacgaaactccgtttgtatgggaaggagaaattcggccgagcttgctgcggactcttaagtataaaatgtaggtaaaccTAAATTCAAGTCAAGGTCTCATTGTATTACGACAAATACTTATATATGCATCCTCATAATCTATCGTAAAATGGTATTGTGTTCATTGCTGGCAAGTTTTACCTACTTTAATCCCATTTTTGACCTGCACTCTGCATTAAAGTTGCGTAACTTCTTATCAAGTTCCATGTTTTGTAATTCATCTTGATTTTGTAAACACCCTCAATGGCTACTTCCTTACACTACAAAGGAAACCAGCATAAACAGCAATATGTAAACATTTTTCACTTATACCGTAAAATTCTCTTATTACCTAGCAGTAGCTACGAGTGGTCGATTGTAAAATGAttgtcaaaaaacatttcctcgCGTTATGCTCGTGCATTTTAGTGGCAATAGTAGATGCTGGTAAAACCTCAGAAGAGGCTAAACCAGATATAGCCAGAGCAGCACCTATAGGGAAAACGAGACGAGCTAAAATGGGTAAGCGCCTAGAATATTGTTTATACATTTGCTATGATGTTTTGATCAAgatattctaataatttgtcATCGTATGTATAGCTAGCCCTGCATCCTAAAAAAAGCTATTGCGATGTCAGGGCCAGCGTAAAGAAAGATGGGTGAATGTAATTTGCCTAAGACAATTTTACTAACCTAAGTGACCTAACATAaggataggtatttaaaaacgtTAATATCTTCCTCGTACCTAACTCATGTTTTCCTCTTTTAGACGACAAAACTTCCATCGGCACTTTATCCAACGTGATAACTCAAATTCAAAATCTACCTAACATGGATTTGGGTAAAAGATTCAGGTCGCCGTGCAAAACAGGAAACCGATGTGGAAAGGTACTAGTAGAtcctttgctatcagtaatatAACACAATTGGCATTCAATAAACAAAAACGTATAATATACATGTAGTAAAATTCTATAAGCCTTGGACGGCCACGTCAAGTCTACATCTAGTGATATATGTGTTGGAAGTATTGTCAAGCTCTTGAGCACATTTTAAGGGCATTTGCGGAAACGCACCTACGTTAGTTTTTGCATACGCTCTAATAGTACCTAACCATTCTAAACAGGTTATAAGAAGACTGATGGTACCGAAGCTAGCGCAGCTCGAAAACACGATCATGGGCATCATGAAGGAGTTGGCCAAGATGCCGCCGGGAGCGCGACTCCCCGATAAGTTCACCAAGACCGAACCTATCAAACTGCTGCTGGACCAGAATTATAAGTGAGACTTGATGTGCCTATTCTTGACTATCAAAAATTATAGAGACCTTGTCGTTGTTGAAGTTGTTATTGTGTTGTAGTTGGTGTTGTCGATCCTTTTAACAAAGCTTCTAAAAGAGATTAAAGGATCGACAACGCACATTAGATAAACGTCAATATGCCGCTTTATTAGGTTGTCATCACCGACCTGATTAAGGCTGACTTTTTCCCTACCGTCATCGTGTCTGTCGGTGTACATAATTCTGCAAGTCCTATGTCACCGTCGGAAGTCTGATTTTCGGCTACCCACTTGCACAATTTGCTTACGTATTTTCTAGAAAAAGTTCTTATAGCTAACATGTTTCATTATAAATTTCACTGGCCTCCGAACTTTTATATCGAGAACCACATaattttaaagtacctacttgagtaatagtaaattttcTGTCATGTTCGGTCATTGAAGCTGGACTCGATTTCCTTCCAGCTGTTATAAAATAATTCTTGTATACAGACTCTAAAccatttcattattttagggaGGAAGTATGCACCGATAAACTAGAGACCTGCCTGAAAGAGGACAAACGACGCAAGCGCATACTGAAAAAATTGTTCTTCAAGAAGTACAACGGGCTAAGACAGGAACTCATTGGTTACGGAGGACGGCGGCTCTGGGGAGGGGAGGGCAATTTGTTCTACAGGAAGTAATTAGCAATGGAAAGAGAGACGAATGCTTCGATTAAAGTCGTAGATACCTATTGCTACTATTAATAAGTGTACCTAGTATTTAGTGTTTGTTTCAGTTGAAAGAGCAATAAATGTTTTTGCAGTATATTGAGTTTGAGTTACCTATCTTTTCAAATTCCTATTAATTATTCAATCATAGATCTTTAATCTTTCCCTTTTATTTGATAACCCAAAGTAAAGGaagcttttttttaattatcgtACAATGGCTTTCTAGATAATTTCTTATTTCTGTTGTGTAAGTACCTAGAAAACTAGTTCTATAAAGAAGACGTGTCAAAATGTAAAGCAAAATTAGGCCCCTATCCCACAGAAAAGGTATCCTAAGATACCTTGTCTATGCCCTACACTCACCTCACCAGGGTACTACGAATTAGTACGAATTCAATAGATCAATCAAATGCCGTTATGTAACGCAAATAACATGCAAGCGGTGAGACGAGTAGAGGCCCCGGAAGAATATCCCTATTACAATATTTGAGTGGAAGAGCGATACCGCGATGTATGTGTGACAATATCACTGTATAAATGACTACACGACGGTTTCCAGGACTCCCTCTAGGTTTTATGATTCGAGGTCCCGTGGGTTCAGCCAGCAAGAGTTTTTGAGATCGTAGTgcttttttagatcataatacggttggcaaaaaatataaatagcAATCTCGAGGCCTTTCTCTATATACTACTGTTTAGTAATAGTGGAGAGGCCATTTCGGAGAAGCTACCTTATTTACGATTTTCGCCGACTGAAAAGGTTTATACCGACAAGTCGTTGGAATCAGCAAGGACTACTGATCATCAAAATTCATGTAATGCATGTTGTCACCTTCTAAAGCGTTGGAATGAGTTTTTATGTCGTCacaaagtcggcagtacaaagtttttaacttaagtataTCTTTTAAAATACCATGTGGGTTCCTTTAATTCTTAGCTTTCATATTTACTTACCTTACGTATGTACGTAAGgtatgaaagggctttgtgagttgATTACAAGTCTAACATTTTCactacttggtctaacaaattattagaaaacgctcaaaaatttcacaatgcagagttttattttatttaataataaataaataatgattgtTTACAAATTGACAAAGGGTGGGACCTCCTAGTCATTTTAGTAATACTTAGGTATATCAAGGGACCCTGCTCCATCAGaaacatattattatgattagttaatttaaattaaataactcCACGGCCGACTTCGGGCACGGCGAATGCTGTCAACTCCTTTGCTCATGCTGGTTTGCTCGCAAGTGGCTGATGTAGCCGAGCTTGTTGGTAAAattataggtaattattttttattaagattaCACACTACTCGTTAAGAAAAGGAAAAGACAATGGTAGGACAAgcatttcacaatttttttagctacctacctacttattggtTTGTACAAAACCCAAAGCTTACCCATTTTCGGAAAGTCATACACAACTGCATACGGGTATCCTATAGGTTTGCTGTAGTTTGCCTGGCTTTTCTTTTTGATCACAGCTCGACTTTTCTTTATCCCG encodes:
- the LOC134791848 gene encoding uncharacterized protein LOC134791848; the encoded protein is MIVKKHFLALCSCILVAIVDAGKTSEEAKPDIARAAPIGKTRRAKMDDKTSIGTLSNVITQIQNLPNMDLGKRFRSPCKTGNRCGKVIRRLMVPKLAQLENTIMGIMKELAKMPPGARLPDKFTKTEPIKLLLDQNYKEEVCTDKLETCLKEDKRRKRILKKLFFKKYNGLRQELIGYGGRRLWGGEGNLFYRK
- the LOC134791357 gene encoding leucine-rich repeat protein SHOC-2-like, whose amino-acid sequence is MDNNIVDCKQTKNILNGISKSFVLHVSEKLQNTAELDVSQKTLKDIDEIRETTDKNELEATKDILNGLSKFDFHISEDFQNITEIDFSKKNLEKIDKGTTLPPCLRCLNLSHNKLLEVPKIVMDLKQLQVLDISHNAIQYFNETPSFCHEIENLNVSSNDLRCPPIWIWLEFPRNLSRLDISCNMHIAELLNGYVDELLQYNTRLTHVTLYNCRLGKYLRFLGTFPNAKDLVLGTPDWSCYAANHLQELPCQGLNKCCDIQRLILTNTHIYTITPQINMFKNLIEINLSQNNLNGLPTEFCELENLEICILSFNNILYVPDDIVKLKKLTTLCLAVNELCMIPENIMDLTNLKVLDLYDNNISEYPEDIRNIPELDLAQNYFEEPDDDDYLEKRGKLRLHNSDRLNGRKFEMEQPESEHSPDTTDDEELIRSLNEKSSSDGEPKNAPPSSPEDWDSDSYWEPYNVQYQRPKGKPYWTSFVKKAMDNGNLCPSDHHTAPVMCRPTQEYESDGQFDDYSEDDS